In the Plasmodium yoelii strain 17X genome assembly, chromosome: 3 genome, one interval contains:
- a CDS encoding tetratricopeptide repeat protein, putative yields MMKTNINSLLKSEEEKEQGNILFKQGDYELSIFHYTRSINYVPTSSILYTNRSLAYYKIGAYEKSLNDAIKAKELDPNNLKSYYRICEAYKALEDFENFEKYTKIYNNKKNSIQNEKNNENEKNNDKETNLDKFHSEYIKNKINDKNYEHQKVIRNIKKSSELINLCQKDEKENFLFFNTPQIENKKTNISFEKKEYKQNFLIEEIYDFKSPEKEIKNKNNDISINNNSKKKTSKLSYIDIYNDIIYFTTKFTDLFLDNTLLSVYIQKENIKTKNNFREHDLKKLKEKADMLFSQKKYLPSIDIYNDVLQSLESEKGIYYCTVLNNRSVCFVEMKKTRSALCDICKTLNILFSFFEQHKERIKNGEKNGEKNGEKNDEKNDEKNDEKLFYQIDIDIYNDINGIYYQAHKILIKLLFRYIKFSHFYSSKFKLPSIDQVSIFINMKGMEYLDRKEVEKLKDTVYSKL; encoded by the exons atgatgaaaacaaatattaaCTCTCTATTAAAATCTGAGGAAGAAAAAGAGCAAGGcaatattttattcaaaCAAGGTGACTATGAG TTATCTATTTTCCATTACACTCGAAGCATAAACTATGTACCAACATCATCTATTCTGTATACCAATAGATCTTTGGCATATTATAA aattgGAGCGTATGAGAAAAGTTTGAATGATGCGATAAAAGCCAAGGAGCTCGATCCAAACAATTTGAAAAGCTATTACAGAATATGCGAAGCATATAAGGCTTTGGAagattttgaaaattttgaaaaatatacaaaaatatataataataaaaaaaattctatacAAAACGAAAagaataatgaaaatgaaaaaaacaacGATAAAGAAACGAACCTTGATAAGTTTCATTcagaatatattaaaaataaaataaatgataaaaattatgaacaccAAAAAGTTattagaaatataaaaaaaagttcagaattaataaatttgtgtcaaaaagatgaaaaagaaaactttttattttttaataccccacaaatagaaaataaaaaaacaaatatatcttttgaaaaaaaagaatataaacaaaattttttaattgaagaaatatatgattttaaaagtcctgaaaaagaaataaaaaataaaaataatgatatatctataaataataattcgaaaaaaaaaacaagcaAGTTAAGCTATATAGACATTTACAAcgacataatatattttacaacaAAATTTAcagatttatttttagataATACATTACTATCAGTTTATATccaaaaagaaaatataaaaacaaaaaacaatTTCAGGGaacatgatttaaaaaaattgaaagaaAAAGCAGACATGCTTTTTTCTCAAAAGAAATATCTACCCTCCATTGATATCTATAACGATGTACTCCAATCTTTAGAGTC TGAAAAGGGAATATACTACTGTACAGTTCTAAATAACAGAAGTGTCTGTTTCgttgaaatgaaaaaaaccCGAAGTGCTCTTTGCGATATATGTAAGACTTTGaatattcttttttctttttttgagCAACACAaggaaagaataaaaaatggcgaaaaaaatggcgaaaaaaatggcgaaaaaaatgacgaaaaaaatgacgaaaaaaatgacgaaaaattattttatcagattgatatagatatttataatgatataaatggGATATATTACCAGGCtcacaaaatattaataaagttattatttagatatataaaattttcgCATTTTTATAGTAGCAAATTTAAGCTTCCTTCAATCGATCAG gtttctatatttattaacatgaAGGGAATGGAATATTTAGATCGTAAAGAAGTTGAAAAATTAAAGGACACTGTTTATtcaaaattatga
- a CDS encoding T-complex protein 1 subunit theta, putative: MFANKLGVNALLKDGYRVVKNNEDAILKNIEACKEISSILQTSFGPKCMNKLIVNHINKKIVSSDCITILNDLEINHPVVNILKKLSETMNYEYGDNTNYVFTIATEMLEKASYLIHDGFNVNDIINGFKLGYNEIDKILTESTSFKIENFYDEKEIFKIIKSPMGTKKLSNNYDFLISLLAKCLSTLMPEKIETFDVDNIRITKLNGGNLIDSQFLMGMVISKEPNGIVKKKENAQVMILNCGLEAATTETKGTVLLRNANELLNFTKTEEDQMKKIIENIKNAGIDVIIVNGAISDIAQHFCDANNIMTLKITSKFETIRICKLLNVHSLVKLRTPEPEEIGKVSSIYVTEIASKKVTIINSKNKKLGTILLRGATNNLLDETERCIHDGINAIKNAIKSNSFVYGGGCTEIQLYYKIKQLSQELTGIENYSVKMFAESFLSIPRILATNSGYNNTDVVNRLISEHTKGNIEACVDINRNEEFIISAKKNNIYDNLKCKKYAIDLAFEALQTILKIDQIILAKPAGGPKPRDKNPDFDEDF, encoded by the exons ATG tTCGCAAACAAACTCGGAGTTAACGCTTTGCTAAAGGACGGATACAGAGTTGTGAAAAACAATGAAGAtgcaattttaaaaaatatcgaAGCTTGCAAAGAAATATCTTCAATATTACAAACATCTTTTGGACCAAAATGTATGAACAAGTTAATAGtaaatcatataaataaaaaaatagtttcAAGTGATTgtataacaattttaaatGACTTAGAAATAAACCATCCTGttgtaaatattttgaaaaagttATCTGAAACTATGAATTATGAATATGGTGATAATACAAATTATGTATTTACCATTGCTACTGAGATGTTAGAAAAAGCTAGCTATTTAATTCATGATGGGTTCAATGtaaatgatataataaatggGTTCAAACTTGGATATAATGaaattgataaaatattaacagAATCAACCAGTTTTAAAATAgaaaatttttatgatgaaaaagaaatatttaaaattattaaatcaCCAATGggtacaaaaaaattatcaaataattatgatttcTTAATTAGTTTATTAGCAAAATGTTTATCTACATTAATGCCAGAAAAAATTGAAACTTTTGATGTTGATAATATAAGAATAACTAAATTAAATGGAGGAAATCTAATTGATTCACAATTTCTAATGGGTATGGTTATATCTAAGGAACCAAATGGAatcgtaaaaaaaaaagaaaatgcaCAAGTTATGATACTTAATTGTGGGTTAGAAGCAGCAACAACGGAAACAAAAGGAACTGTATTATTACGAAATGCTaatgaattattaaatttcACAAAAACTGAAGAAGatcaaatgaaaaaaataattgaaaatataaaaaatgctgGAATTGACGTTATAATTGTAAATGGAGCAATTTCTGATATTGCTCAACATTTTTGTGATGCAAATAATATTATGACATTAAAAATTACATCTAAATTTGAAACTATTAGAATATGTAAATTGTTAAATGTTCATTCATTAGTTAAATTAAGAACACCAGAACCTGAAGAAATTGGAAAAGTATCTTCTATATATGTAACAGAAATTGCATCTAAAAAAGTTACAATTattaattcaaaaaataaaaaacttgGAACGATTCTTTTAAGAGGTGCTACTAATAATCTACTTGATGAAACAGAAAGATGTATACATGATGGAATCAATGCCATTAAAAATGCCATAAAAAGTAATTCATTTGTTTATGGAGGTGGTTGTACAGAAatacaattatattataaaattaaacaGTTATCACAAGAATTAACAGGAATTGAAAATTATTCAGTTAAAATGTTTGCagaatcatttttatctatacCAAGAATATTAGCAACAAATTCTGGATACAATAATACAGATGTAGTTAATCGCCTTATTAGTGAACATACTAAAGGAAATATTGAAGCATGTGTTGATATAAATAGAAATGAAGAATTTATCATTtcagcaaaaaaaaataatatatatgataatcttaaatgtaaaaaatatgcaataGATCTTGCTTTTGAAGCTTTGCAAACAATACTTAAAATTGATCAAATTATTTTAGCTAAACCCGCAGGTGGTCCTAAGCCTAGGGATAAAAACCCAGATTTTGATGAAGATTTCTGA
- a CDS encoding protein SIS1, putative: protein MGKDYYSILGVSRDCTTNDLKKAYRKMAMMWHPDKHKDVKSKKEAEEKFKNIAEAYDVLSDEEKRKIYDTYGEEGLKGSIPTGANTYVYSGVDPSELFSRIFGSDGHFSFSSAFDDDFSPFSTFVNMTSRKPRPSANTSANHNNYNANNYNANNYNANNYNAKPATYEVPLPLSLEELYKGCKKKLKITRKRFMGTKSYEDDNFVTIDVKAGWKDGTKITFYGEGDQISPMSQPGDLVFKVQTKPHDRFTRDSNNLIYKCPVPLDKALTGFQFVVKSLDNRDINVRIDEIVYPKFRKIVANEGMPSSKTPNMKGDLIVEFDIIFPKNLTSEKKRIIREALANTF, encoded by the exons ATGGGAAAG GATTACTATTCCATACTTGGCGTAAGCCGAGATTGCACAACAAATGATTTGAAAAAGGCTTATCGGAAAATGGCCATGATGTGGCACCCTGATAAACACAAAGATGTGAAATCTAAAAAAGAAGCCGaagaaaaatttaaaaacattGCTGAAGCATATGATGTTTTATCGgatgaagaaaaaagaaaaatatatgatacaTATGGAGAAGAGGGTTTAAAAGGTTCAATACCAACAGGAGCTAACACTTATGTATATAGTGGCGTTGACCCCTCTGAATTATTTAGTCGTATTTTTGGGTCGGATGgtcatttttcattttcttcagcTTTTGATGATGATTTTTCTCCTTTTTCGACTTTTGTTAATATGACATCTCGAAAACCTAGACCTTCTGCAAATACAA GCGCAAATCACAATAACTATAACGCTAACAATTATAACGCTAACAATTATAATGCCAATAACTATAATGCCAAACCCGCCACATACGAAGTTCCTTTACCTCTTTCTTTGGAGGAACTATATAAAggatgcaaaaaaaaattaaaaataactcGAAAACGATTTATGGGAACAAAAAGTTATGAAGATGATAATTTTGTAACAATAGATGTAAAAGCGGGATGGAAAGATGGAACaaaaataacattttatGGTGAAGGAGATCAAATATCACCGATGTCTCAACCTGGTGATTTGGTTTTTAAGGTTCAAACAAAACCTCATGATAGATTTACAAGagattcaaataatttaatttataaatgcCCAGTACCTCTTGACAAAGCATTAACTGGATTCCAGTTTGTTGTAAAATCTTTAGATAATCGAGATATTAATGTTAGAATCGATGAAATAGTATATccaaaatttagaaaaattgTAGCTAATGAGGGTATGCCTTCTTCTAAAACCCCTAATATGAAGGGAGATCTAATTGTTGAatttgatattatttttcctaAAAATTTAACtagcgaaaaaaaaagaataatacGAGAAGCTTTGGCTAATACCTTTTAA
- a CDS encoding RTR1 domain-containing protein, putative → MNFDKKRKDDLQKERNIINLSKIYHRKLETLLIYINIPKKKKDYISYDDFFDSIKDVSSYINTITKPGHVGDAENAENAVNSGSDEHAGSAGNDGSAKINADKNIFIKNLLIFLNNLISLYLSKSDLIDVCINRREYNKCGFYACDNVFLNNLNKSKYKIDTKNKHIYLREYYDIFCSANCMNYNLYLIKEIVNNHKNNKENINLKKKCQLIHIMLLTFFPFFKLYDINFLFNNLDKFKILNNKISFLNDTPQSYNQTSQPPNEFIEMATSAEDPKADKNDKVCKNEKNDKVEKNEKADKIGNVDKNEKNEKADKNEKADKVEKNDKAGGGVKKKKKSVSFSEDVKLFKYFKDDCVSEYSIDKGCICKDKIDDHGISLNEIESEIPKAVGKNEAVEKNEAVEIGSSKEMGEKEAAEIFEGNEKREDLENSEKIDSTNACLREEEMNKIYEQVRNSMIFNKKYSFENIWKQTTLDGTKMIGFDYTKEDIINSASQKMNEINLKLNKEKQEKKVVLLDSSTKKQTTLTSNNIAKENIDDKKLNREMSDSNIVQNKSNSENSISEKGNINQVSILKKNNVDKNGVDKNGVDKNGVDIDVDKNGVDIDVDKNGVDIDVDDPCEISELSEPDEIEISEIENILMERKEQIKEEYFEKLKNPISAYFDDPCTISEEQESEISNKNNFESKIEGENKLLYELEDDVETIESEISDDDNNILETKIKNDNKNIENSFVTNKYIHSSKKGDIYENMSLYIVLWDIFTSNISKYTVYFFEKNEFIIPKSINDEEKERKKEFINNISKYIPIYVNFLSSIIINVCRTFLFHKPLLPFKKAIYKSIICVIVVTIKKYKTELIPKCEHNNIKLAEDYLIQENQIEGDELNDLSMLFFQNNFY, encoded by the coding sequence atgaattttgataaaaagaGAAAAGATGATCTACAAAAAGAAAGGAATATAATAAActtatcaaaaatatatcacAGAAAACTTGAAActcttttaatttatataaatattccaaaaaaaaaaaaagattatATTTCCTATGATGATTTTTTCGATAGTATAAAAGATGTATCCTCATACATAAATACGATAACTAAGCCGGGCCATGTTGGGGATGCCGAGAATGCCGAGAATGCTGTAAATTCTGGAAGTGATGAACATGCTGGGAGTGCTGGGAATGATGGCAGTGCTAAAATAAATGCAGACAAAAACATCTTTATCAAAAATTTACTTATTTTCCTAAACAATTtaatatcattatatttatctaaaagCGATTTGATAGATGTATGCATAAATAGACGCGAATACAATAAATGTGGGTTTTATGCTTGTGATAATGTTTttctaaataatttaaataaaagcaaatataaaattgacacaaaaaataaacatatttatttaagagaatattatgatatattttgttcagCAAATTGtatgaattataatttatatttaataaaagaaattgttaataatcataaaaataataaagaaaatattaatctcaaaaaaaaatgtcaacttattcatataatgttattaacattttttcctttttttaaactatatgatattaattttttatttaacaatCTTGATAAATTCAAAATTCTGAACAATAAAATTTCATTTCTCAATGACACTCCACAATCTTACAATCAAACTTCGCAACCTCCCAATGAGTTTATCGAAATGGCCACATCGGCCGAAGATCCCAAGGCTGACAAAAATGACAAAGTTTGCAAAAATGAGAAGAATGACAAAGTTGAGAAGAATGAGAAAGCTGACAAAATTGGCAACGTTGACAAAAATGAGAAGAATGAGAAAGCTGACAAAAATGAGAAAGCTGACAAAGTTGAGAAGAATGACAAAGCGGGGGGCGGtgtgaagaaaaaaaaaaaatccgTGAGTTTCAGTGAAGATGTTAAActgtttaaatattttaaagatGATTGTGTTAGTGAATATTCTATAGATAAAGGTTGTATATGTAAAGACAAAATAGATGACCATGGAATAAGTTTGAACGAAATCGAATCTGAAATTCCAAAAGCGGTGGGGAAAAATGAAGCGGTGGAAAAAAATGAGGCAGTTGAAATAGGGTCCTCAAAAGAGATGGGGGAAAAGGAGGCAGCTGAAATATTTGAGGGTAATGAAAAAAGAGAAGATTTAGAAAATAGCGAAAAAATAGACAGCACAAATGCGTGTTTACGTGAAGaagaaatgaataaaatatatgaacaagTCAGAAATTCTAtgatttttaataaaaaatattcttttgaaaatatatggAAACAAACAACTTTAGATGGAACAAAAATGATAGGATTTGATTATACAAAAGAAGATATTATAAATAGTGCTTCTCAAAAAATGAAtgaaattaatttaaaattaaacaaagaaaaacaagaaaaaaaagttgTACTATTAGATAGTTCAACCAAAAAACAAACAACCTTAACAAGCAATAATATAGCCAAAGAAAATATTGATGACAAAAAATTGAACCGTGAAATGTCAGACTCCAATATTGttcaaaataaatcaaattcAGAGAATTCTATCTCTGAAAAGGGTAACATAAATCAAGTTTCAATTTTGAAGAAAAATAATGTGGATAAAAATGGTGTAGATAAAAATGGTGTGGATAAAAATGGTGTAGATATAGATGTAGATAAAAATGGTGTAGATATAGATGTAGATAAAAATGGTGTAGATATAGATGTAGATGACCCATGTGAGATTAGCGAACTCTCTGAACCAGATGAAATTGAAATATCagaaatagaaaatatattaatggaaAGGAAAGAACAAATTAAAGAagaatattttgaaaaattaaaaaacccGATTTCAGCATATTTTGATGATCCTTGTACTATTAGTGAAGAACAAGAATCTGAAAtttctaataaaaataattttgaatcTAAAATAGAAGGAGAaaataaattgttatatGAATTAGAAGATGATGTTGAAACAATCGAATCAGAGATTtctgatgatgataataatatattagaaaCAAAGAtcaaaaatgataataaaaatattgaaaatagttttgtaacaaataaatatatacatagtTCTAAAAAAGGAGATATTTATGAAAACATGTCATTATATATAGTCTTATGGGATATATTTACAAGTAACATATCAAAATATactgtttatttttttgaaaaaaatgaatttattaTTCCCAAATCTATtaatgatgaagaaaaagaaagaaaaaaagaatttattaataatatatcgaaatatataccaatatatgttaattttCTTTCttcaataattataaatgtatgtagaacatttttatttcacaaACCTTTGTTGCCTTTTAAAAAAGCTATATATAAATCAATAATTTGTGTTATCGTTGTTAcaataaaaaagtataaaacAGAGCTAATACCAAAATGtgaacataataatattaaattagctGAAGATTATTTAATTCAGGAAAACCAAATTGAAGGGGATGAGTTAAACGACTTATCCAtgcttttttttcaaaacaaTTTTTACTAA
- a CDS encoding protein kinase 7 — MREILGNYENIIHLNKYKKGEDIFINDYKIVKTIHEGEFSKIIMCDKDGELYALKKYEKMFLEKKREFQKKTKDNKIVIKTKYDDLKNELKIITDIKNEYCLSCKEIITNNDEIYIVNKYMENESILKYDQCFFIFHPNESYFIPIPVIKCIVTNILKSLLYVHTKKNICHRDVKPSNILLDKNGIIKLNDFGDSEYMINKKIKGTRGTYKFMPPEFFVNTKCYYGEKVDIWSLGICIYALFYRVLPFSNKSGLINLFQEIANEEIKYHIDRNYFLSKVRKDATKKISHDSLSNEDINFLKIFLKKKPTERCTIKEALEHKWLRDMNQRDIEEYAKNVYKKKNIFHNFE; from the exons ATGAGGGAAATTCTAGGCAATTATGAAAACATAATTCAtcttaataaatataaaaaaggggaggatatttttataaacgaTTATAAGATCGTTAAAACTATTCATGAgg GAGAATTTtccaaaataataatgtgtGATAAAGATGGGGAACTATATGctcttaaaaaatatgaaaaaatgtttttggaaaaaaaaagagaattCCAAAAGAAAACCAAAGATAATAAAATCGTTATAAAAACCAAATATGACGACTtgaaaaatgaattaaaaataataacagatataaaaaatgaatattgcTTAAGTTGTAAAGAAATTATAacaaataatgatgaaatctacattgtaaataaatatatggaaaatgaatctatattaaaatatgaccaatgtttttttatttttcatccAAATGAGTCATATTTTATTCCAATCCCTGTTATAAAATGTATAGtaacaaatattttaaaatctCTTCTGTACGttcatacaaaaaaaaatatatgccaCAGGGATGTTAAACCATCGAACATTTTGCTAGACAAAAATGgcataattaaattaaatgattTTGGTGATTCTGAATATatgattaataaaaaaattaaaggaaCTAGG gGGACATACAAATTCATGCCGCCtgaattttttgttaacaCGAAATGCTATTATGGAGAAAAGGTTGACATATGGAGTTTAGGAATTTGTATATACGCTTTATTTTACAGAGTTTTACCATTTTCGAATAAAAGTggtttaattaatttatttcaagAAATCGCTAATgaggaaataaaatatcatatagatagaaattattttttatcaaagGTCAGGAAAGACGCtactaaaaaaattagtCATGATAGTTTGTCAAATGaagatataaattttttgaagatttttttaaaaaaaaaacctaCTGAAAGATGTACTATTAAGGAAGCTCTT GAACACAAATGGCTTAGAGACATGAATCAAAGAGATATTGAAGAATATGCCAAGaatgtttataaaaaaaaaaatatatttcataattttgaATAA